A genomic window from Arthrobacter sp. FW305-BF8 includes:
- a CDS encoding DUF1918 domain-containing protein — MQATQGDRIIIRGRTVESSDRHGEILEVRGADGAPPYHVRFDDGHETILYPGGDFTVEHHTT, encoded by the coding sequence ATGCAGGCAACCCAGGGAGACCGAATCATCATCCGGGGCAGGACAGTGGAGTCCTCGGACCGGCACGGTGAGATTCTGGAGGTCCGGGGCGCCGACGGGGCGCCGCCGTACCACGTCCGTTTTGATGATGGCCACGAGACCATCCTGTACCCGGGCGGCGACTTCACCGTCGAGCACCACACCACCTAG
- a CDS encoding TraR/DksA family transcriptional regulator has translation MNTEKFRLLLEEERARKLALLPALRADIASANAARHNSNVDDEHDPEGATIAFELSQASALLDQSRSGLADVDTALERIGAGTYGICTVCGEQIAEGRLEARPWTPFCIRHTGGRA, from the coding sequence TTGAACACTGAGAAATTCCGGCTGCTGCTGGAAGAGGAACGGGCGAGGAAGCTCGCCCTCCTGCCGGCCCTGCGTGCGGACATAGCCTCGGCCAACGCCGCCCGGCACAACTCCAACGTCGACGACGAACATGACCCCGAGGGTGCCACCATCGCCTTCGAACTTTCGCAGGCGTCGGCACTCCTGGACCAAAGCAGGTCCGGACTGGCGGACGTGGACACTGCCCTCGAGCGGATCGGCGCGGGCACTTACGGAATATGCACGGTGTGCGGAGAACAGATCGCCGAAGGGCGGCTGGAGGCCCGGCCCTGGACCCCCTTCTGCATCCGCCACACGGGCGGCCGGGCCTAA
- a CDS encoding NUDIX domain-containing protein — translation MEKIVPPSPGDPRRPLGPRDPGDAWVEGDRGRFWGRFGSAGLLVHDAEKGVLLQHRATWSDHGGTWGLPGGALHQGEDAVTGALREAHEEAAVPEQSVKVLFTSVFDVGYWSYTTVAVRVLEPFEPAINDPESIELLWIPVEEVAGINLHPAFAASWPDLRGRLLDGSGVEH, via the coding sequence ATGGAGAAAATCGTTCCGCCTTCGCCCGGTGATCCCCGGCGTCCCCTTGGCCCCCGTGACCCGGGCGATGCCTGGGTGGAGGGCGACCGCGGGCGGTTCTGGGGGCGCTTCGGATCGGCCGGCCTCCTGGTCCATGATGCGGAGAAGGGCGTCCTGCTGCAGCACCGTGCCACCTGGAGCGACCACGGTGGAACCTGGGGGCTTCCCGGCGGCGCGCTGCACCAGGGCGAGGACGCCGTGACCGGCGCACTGCGTGAGGCCCACGAGGAGGCGGCAGTCCCCGAACAGAGCGTCAAAGTGCTGTTCACGTCCGTGTTCGACGTCGGCTACTGGTCCTACACCACCGTGGCAGTGCGGGTGCTGGAGCCCTTTGAGCCGGCCATCAACGATCCCGAAAGCATCGAACTGCTGTGGATTCCCGTCGAAGAGGTGGCCGGCATCAACCTGCATCCTGCCTTTGCTGCCTCCTGGCCGGACCTGCGCGGCAGGCTGCTGGACGGCTCCGGTGTTGAACACTGA
- a CDS encoding metallophosphoesterase family protein — translation MSLRLVLVADTHVPKRARAMPEQVWTAVEAADVVFHAGDWISAGLLDEFEQRSRRLVGVYGNNDGDELRRRLPETASVTLDGVRFSMIHETGQARGREQRCEALFPDADVLVFGHSHIPWNTVAPGGLRLLNPGSPTDRRRQPVCTYMTAVVVNGSLGDVQLVELSTSP, via the coding sequence ATGAGCCTGCGCCTGGTCCTTGTTGCCGACACCCACGTCCCCAAGCGCGCCCGGGCAATGCCCGAGCAGGTGTGGACCGCCGTCGAGGCTGCTGATGTGGTGTTCCACGCGGGTGACTGGATCAGCGCAGGCTTGCTCGACGAGTTCGAACAGCGCAGCAGGCGCCTGGTCGGTGTCTACGGCAACAACGACGGCGACGAGCTTAGGCGGCGATTGCCCGAGACGGCCAGTGTGACGCTCGACGGCGTCCGGTTCAGCATGATCCACGAGACCGGTCAGGCCAGAGGCCGGGAGCAGCGCTGCGAGGCCCTCTTTCCGGATGCCGACGTGCTGGTTTTCGGCCACTCGCACATTCCCTGGAACACGGTGGCGCCCGGCGGCCTGCGCCTGCTTAACCCCGGCTCCCCCACCGACCGCCGCCGGCAACCTGTGTGCACGTACATGACGGCCGTCGTCGTGAATGGCAGTTTAGGTGATGTCCAGCTGGTGGAGCTCAGCACCAGCCCCTGA
- a CDS encoding CsbD family protein, translating into MGLDDKIDNAAEKLGGKAKEGAGKANDDPGLEAEGKTDQSKADLKQAGEKVKDAFKKD; encoded by the coding sequence ATGGGTCTGGACGACAAGATCGACAATGCAGCGGAAAAGCTTGGCGGCAAGGCCAAGGAAGGGGCGGGCAAGGCCAACGACGACCCGGGCCTGGAGGCGGAGGGTAAAACTGACCAGTCCAAGGCGGATCTGAAACAGGCCGGTGAAAAGGTCAAGGACGCCTTCAAGAAGGACTGA
- a CDS encoding DUF1810 domain-containing protein translates to MNDPHNLERFVAAQNDGDTYAQALQELRAGSKRSHWMWFVFPQIAGLGQSATSRRYAIASLDEARAYLQHPVLGPRLIECATAVDNVGNRGAAEIFGGIDARKLQSSMTLFLRAAPDEPVFRSVLEHYFGGEADAATDGLLASPRM, encoded by the coding sequence ATGAACGACCCACATAACCTGGAACGGTTCGTCGCCGCGCAGAATGACGGCGACACCTACGCCCAGGCTCTGCAGGAGCTCCGCGCAGGCAGCAAGCGCAGCCACTGGATGTGGTTCGTCTTTCCGCAGATTGCCGGCCTGGGGCAAAGCGCCACCTCCAGAAGGTACGCCATCGCATCCCTTGATGAAGCCCGGGCGTACCTGCAGCATCCCGTGCTGGGACCGCGGCTGATCGAGTGTGCCACCGCGGTGGATAACGTGGGCAACCGCGGCGCGGCGGAGATTTTCGGCGGCATCGATGCCCGGAAGCTCCAGTCCTCCATGACGCTGTTCCTGCGTGCGGCACCGGACGAACCGGTGTTCCGGAGCGTTCTGGAGCACTACTTCGGCGGGGAAGCCGACGCCGCCACCGACGGGCTGCTGGCAAGCCCGCGCATGTAA
- a CDS encoding ammonium transporter: MEITAANVWMMVSAALVLLMTPALGLFYGGMTRAKASLNMIMMSFVSAGIVGVVWVLWGYSMSTGEGVLGLFGNPFASFGLSGLMGTPDLIKAGFAGTFAILTVALISGAIADRAKFTAWVLFVPIWITAVYCPLAFMIWGGGLMSQGGAVTAIFGQVIDFAGGAVVEISSGAAALVLALIVGKRHGFGKDPGHRPHNVPFIMLGAGLLWFGWFGFNAGAATTAEQAGLIWVNTLVTPCAAMLSWLLTEKVRHGHPTSLGAASGAVAGLVAITPSCANISPVAAIGLGLVSGVASALFVELKFKYGFDDSLDVVGVHLGSGLVGTLALGFIALPVNGEGGGLFYGGGVQQLVAQTVAVLITLALSGLMTAIIGIAIHKTIGFRVSHEAEVAGVDRSEHAESAYEFGSMGHSQFHPLRQHIAAAPAVRPAGTPSVPAADDASSPEAAEDLQPAAASV; encoded by the coding sequence GTGGAAATCACTGCGGCAAACGTTTGGATGATGGTGTCAGCGGCACTGGTGCTGCTCATGACCCCGGCACTGGGGCTCTTCTATGGCGGCATGACCCGCGCCAAGGCCTCCCTCAACATGATCATGATGAGCTTTGTGTCAGCCGGCATCGTGGGCGTCGTCTGGGTGTTGTGGGGCTACTCCATGAGCACCGGCGAAGGCGTCCTGGGCCTGTTCGGCAACCCGTTCGCCAGCTTCGGCCTGAGTGGCCTTATGGGCACTCCCGACCTCATCAAGGCAGGCTTCGCCGGAACCTTCGCCATCCTCACCGTGGCCCTCATCAGCGGCGCGATCGCCGACCGCGCCAAATTCACCGCCTGGGTCCTCTTCGTGCCGATCTGGATCACAGCCGTCTACTGCCCGCTCGCTTTCATGATCTGGGGCGGGGGCCTCATGAGCCAGGGCGGAGCAGTAACGGCCATCTTTGGCCAGGTCATCGACTTCGCCGGCGGCGCCGTCGTCGAAATCAGCTCCGGCGCTGCCGCCCTCGTGCTGGCCCTGATCGTCGGCAAGCGCCACGGTTTCGGAAAGGACCCCGGGCACCGCCCGCACAACGTCCCGTTCATCATGCTCGGCGCGGGCCTCCTCTGGTTCGGCTGGTTCGGCTTCAATGCCGGCGCCGCCACCACGGCAGAACAGGCCGGACTGATCTGGGTCAACACCCTGGTTACGCCGTGCGCCGCCATGCTGAGCTGGCTCCTCACGGAGAAGGTCCGCCACGGCCACCCCACCTCCCTGGGCGCTGCGTCCGGTGCCGTCGCCGGCCTCGTGGCCATCACGCCGTCGTGCGCCAACATCAGCCCAGTGGCCGCCATCGGCCTGGGACTCGTTTCGGGCGTGGCGTCTGCACTCTTCGTCGAACTGAAGTTCAAGTATGGCTTTGACGACTCGCTGGACGTTGTCGGCGTGCACCTCGGCTCCGGCCTGGTGGGCACCCTCGCGCTCGGCTTCATTGCCCTCCCCGTCAACGGCGAAGGCGGCGGGCTCTTCTACGGCGGCGGCGTTCAGCAGCTCGTCGCCCAGACCGTTGCCGTACTCATCACGCTCGCGCTCTCCGGCCTGATGACCGCGATTATTGGTATCGCAATTCACAAGACCATCGGGTTCCGCGTCAGCCATGAGGCCGAAGTTGCCGGTGTCGACCGCTCCGAGCACGCCGAGAGCGCCTACGAATTCGGCAGCATGGGGCACAGCCAGTTCCACCCGCTCCGCCAGCACATCGCCGCGGCTCCGGCCGTTCGCCCGGCAGGCACACCGTCTGTACCGGCCGCGGACGACGCCTCCTCCCCGGAGGCGGCGGAGGACCTGCAGCCCGCAGCGGCTTCCGTGTAG
- a CDS encoding DNA alkylation repair protein, with amino-acid sequence MSAAGEFVDDTLQREASWYRAEDMRHRFGSGMQYYGASVGAVRGTVRDALRRYAGLTHDEITALSSELWAVPVYERRLAAVVILQSKLELLTNSDLTRMEGFVRNTHMPTLVDPLAVDVVGPLVERLGGQARVRADAVLDRWAGDPDVWLRRASLMAPLRALRSGGGDWDGFVRRARIAADVLPGPTADSSPDREAVAAVLDAVAERRPELRLSFHR; translated from the coding sequence ATGAGTGCTGCCGGCGAGTTCGTGGATGACACCCTGCAGCGCGAGGCTTCGTGGTACCGGGCCGAAGACATGCGCCACCGGTTCGGCAGCGGGATGCAGTACTACGGCGCGTCAGTGGGCGCGGTGCGCGGAACGGTCCGTGATGCCCTTCGCCGCTATGCAGGACTGACCCACGACGAGATCACCGCCCTCAGTTCAGAACTGTGGGCGGTTCCGGTTTACGAGCGGCGCCTGGCCGCCGTCGTGATCCTCCAGTCCAAGCTGGAGTTGCTGACCAACTCCGACCTGACGCGCATGGAGGGCTTTGTGCGGAACACGCACATGCCAACGCTCGTGGACCCGCTCGCCGTCGACGTCGTTGGTCCGCTGGTGGAAAGGCTCGGGGGCCAGGCGCGTGTGCGTGCTGACGCGGTGCTGGACCGATGGGCGGGGGACCCGGATGTCTGGCTCCGCCGCGCGTCGCTGATGGCGCCCCTGCGGGCACTTCGCTCGGGTGGGGGCGACTGGGACGGATTCGTCCGCCGCGCCAGGATCGCCGCTGATGTACTACCGGGTCCGACGGCGGACAGCAGCCCCGACCGGGAAGCCGTTGCCGCCGTGCTGGACGCGGTGGCGGAGCGAAGGCCGGAGCTCCGGCTCTCCTTCCATCGCTAG
- a CDS encoding dihydrofolate reductase family protein, translated as MRKLAFAMNVSLDGYIAAPGDDLGWSVPSDELFQWWSDRVGATGLALYGRKLWATMSSHWPTADQQPGVTPAQVEFARRWRDMPKVVFSSTTSTVDWNTRLVTGDAVAEITRLKADDGGPMDIGGATLAAAAMRAGLIDEYALVTHPVLVGGGTPFFTALDNWVKLSLVETQTFPDGVVLTRYQTRR; from the coding sequence ATGCGCAAACTGGCCTTCGCCATGAACGTGAGCCTGGACGGCTACATTGCCGCGCCCGGCGACGACCTCGGCTGGAGCGTGCCGAGCGACGAGCTGTTCCAATGGTGGTCCGACCGGGTAGGGGCGACGGGGCTGGCGCTGTACGGGCGCAAACTGTGGGCGACCATGAGCTCCCACTGGCCGACCGCCGACCAGCAGCCTGGCGTCACCCCGGCGCAGGTCGAGTTCGCCCGCCGTTGGCGGGACATGCCGAAGGTGGTGTTCTCCTCGACGACCAGCACGGTCGACTGGAACACTCGCCTGGTCACCGGCGACGCCGTCGCCGAGATCACCCGGCTCAAGGCCGACGACGGGGGCCCCATGGACATCGGCGGTGCCACACTCGCCGCGGCGGCCATGCGGGCCGGGCTGATCGACGAGTACGCGCTTGTCACCCATCCGGTGCTGGTGGGCGGCGGCACGCCCTTCTTCACGGCCCTGGACAACTGGGTGAAGCTGAGCCTGGTGGAGACCCAGACGTTTCCCGACGGAGTGGTCCTCACCAGGTACCAGACCAGGCGCTGA
- a CDS encoding HNH endonuclease — MEAIGNSALAAAPHGDALHVAAFQDAEPYDAGFPFNAVADHRSPYDDDRNFVDSDDVSPEDPFAAGFIADSSFPEDPFPEALFADVLFAEAGASGAGTPRPSWEDRIAAASVLLRADLTADNAGLIDQLRASEDAKGMLAGQQARLAVTLEARLRQESTDRAPLTTEDLGKDRTKENGLGAAEQIALARGESPHRGHRLLGTAKALVQMPHTLGALDTGQLNEERVMHVVKETACLNPADRTAVDEELAADTGTFTGAGTRTVIAAVRTAATRRDPRSVAQRASHATSERRVSLRPAPDCMTYFTALLPVHEGVAVYAALTRNADSLHAAGDPRSRDQIKADTLVEWTTGTPGGITGIELNLVITDRTLLRGDSEPARIPGYGIVPGDWARNLVSPQQAKGVEELKIWVRRLYTAPGTGDLVAMDSRRRLFPAPLRRFIQIRDDTCRTPYCDAPIRHHDHIIPWHNDGPTFLANGAGLCEACNHTKELPGWKAQPRPGPRHTVELTTPTGHTYSSMAPPLPGTSMGTREVLGPE, encoded by the coding sequence ATGGAAGCCATCGGGAATTCAGCACTGGCAGCGGCGCCGCACGGCGACGCCCTGCACGTTGCCGCGTTCCAAGATGCCGAACCATACGATGCCGGATTCCCCTTCAATGCCGTCGCGGACCACCGGTCACCCTATGACGATGACCGCAACTTCGTAGACTCGGACGATGTCTCTCCGGAGGACCCTTTCGCCGCGGGCTTTATCGCCGACAGCTCCTTTCCGGAGGACCCGTTTCCCGAGGCCCTCTTTGCCGACGTACTTTTCGCCGAGGCCGGTGCCTCCGGCGCTGGGACGCCGCGGCCCAGTTGGGAGGACAGGATCGCGGCGGCAAGTGTCCTGTTGCGGGCTGACCTTACGGCCGACAATGCCGGGCTGATCGACCAGCTCCGCGCCTCCGAGGACGCGAAGGGCATGCTGGCCGGGCAGCAGGCGAGGCTTGCTGTGACCTTGGAGGCCCGGCTCCGTCAGGAATCCACCGACCGGGCGCCACTGACCACGGAGGACCTGGGCAAAGACCGCACCAAGGAAAACGGCTTGGGCGCGGCCGAGCAGATCGCGCTGGCCCGGGGCGAGTCCCCACACCGCGGGCACCGGCTCCTCGGCACAGCCAAAGCCCTGGTGCAGATGCCGCACACATTGGGCGCGCTGGACACCGGGCAGCTCAACGAAGAGCGCGTCATGCACGTGGTGAAAGAGACCGCCTGCCTCAACCCGGCCGATCGGACCGCCGTCGACGAGGAACTCGCCGCCGACACCGGCACCTTCACCGGCGCCGGGACCAGGACCGTCATCGCCGCGGTACGCACCGCCGCGACCCGGCGGGACCCCCGCTCCGTGGCCCAGCGCGCAAGCCATGCCACCTCGGAGCGAAGGGTGAGCCTGCGCCCGGCACCGGACTGCATGACGTATTTCACGGCGTTGCTGCCCGTTCACGAAGGCGTCGCCGTGTACGCGGCATTGACCCGGAACGCCGACTCCCTCCACGCCGCCGGAGACCCGCGCTCCCGCGACCAGATCAAGGCCGACACCCTCGTTGAGTGGACCACCGGCACGCCCGGCGGGATCACCGGCATCGAGCTCAACCTCGTCATCACCGACCGAACCCTCCTCCGAGGCGACAGCGAACCCGCCCGGATACCCGGCTACGGCATCGTTCCCGGAGACTGGGCCCGGAACCTGGTGAGCCCCCAACAGGCCAAGGGAGTTGAGGAGCTGAAGATCTGGGTCCGGCGGCTCTACACCGCGCCCGGAACCGGCGACCTCGTCGCCATGGACTCGCGGCGGCGTCTATTTCCGGCACCGCTGCGCCGCTTCATCCAAATCCGCGACGACACCTGCCGCACACCCTACTGCGACGCCCCGATCCGCCACCACGACCACATCATCCCTTGGCACAACGACGGTCCAACATTCCTTGCCAACGGCGCGGGACTGTGCGAAGCCTGCAACCACACCAAGGAGCTCCCCGGCTGGAAGGCCCAACCCAGGCCGGGCCCTAGGCACACCGTCGAACTGACAACACCCACGGGCCACACATACAGTTCGATGGCACCCCCATTACCGGGCACCTCCATGGGGACCCGGGAGGTGCTGGGACCGGAATAA
- a CDS encoding ribonuclease Z, with translation MRELVVLGTASQVPTRTRNHNGYLLRWDGEGLLFDPGEGTQRQMIHAGVSANRITRICLTHVHGDHCYGLPGVLSRMALDGVKHPVHLHYPASGEDVVRALVSVASPSIDLRLRPHSDAGEIAPGLEVRPLRHRIETYGYRLTEPDGRTMLPERLAAAGITGPDAGRLQREGVLRGVRLEDVSIPRSGQGFAFIMDTAPCEGAEGLADGVDLLVAESTFSDDDAALAAQYAHLTAGQAGDLAANGGAGTLVLTHFSSRYGDVGVLAEQARARSGRTAVVPATDLDRISLPKRQRPPS, from the coding sequence ATGCGCGAACTCGTCGTCCTTGGCACCGCATCGCAGGTCCCGACGCGGACGCGCAACCACAACGGGTACCTGCTGCGGTGGGACGGCGAGGGCCTCCTCTTCGATCCCGGCGAGGGCACGCAGCGGCAGATGATTCATGCCGGTGTTTCTGCCAACCGGATCACCCGGATCTGCCTGACCCATGTTCATGGTGACCATTGCTACGGGCTTCCCGGCGTGCTGTCCCGCATGGCCCTGGACGGCGTGAAGCACCCGGTGCACCTGCACTATCCCGCTTCCGGAGAAGACGTTGTCCGGGCACTCGTCTCCGTGGCCTCGCCCAGCATCGACCTCCGCCTGCGACCCCACTCGGATGCCGGGGAAATCGCCCCCGGGCTCGAAGTGCGGCCCTTGCGCCACCGCATTGAAACCTATGGCTATCGGCTGACCGAGCCGGATGGCAGGACCATGCTGCCGGAGCGGCTGGCGGCGGCAGGCATCACAGGCCCGGACGCGGGCCGTCTGCAGCGGGAAGGGGTCCTGCGGGGTGTGCGGCTTGAGGATGTCAGCATTCCAAGGTCCGGCCAGGGCTTCGCCTTCATCATGGATACCGCCCCGTGCGAGGGAGCCGAGGGCTTGGCCGACGGCGTCGACCTCCTTGTCGCGGAATCAACGTTCAGCGACGACGACGCCGCGTTGGCGGCGCAGTACGCGCACCTCACGGCCGGGCAGGCCGGGGATTTGGCCGCCAACGGCGGCGCCGGAACTCTCGTTCTCACGCACTTTTCCTCCCGGTACGGCGACGTGGGTGTCCTGGCCGAGCAGGCCCGCGCACGGTCCGGGAGGACCGCCGTCGTACCTGCGACTGATCTGGACCGGATCAGCCTTCCCAAGCGGCAGCGGCCGCCATCCTGA
- the rlmC gene encoding 23S rRNA (uracil(747)-C(5))-methyltransferase RlmC, with protein MQCSYFDAARCLSCTHMGRPYDEQLAGKQLHCQTLLSDHRSVEWLPPVGSRESGFRNKAKMVVAGTAKNPTIGILDAEGRGVDLRECGVCSPGLLACFPVLAAFISRAHLTPYDVPRRSGELKHLIITESPDGEIMLRLVLRSEKLVPRIREHLPTLLASLPQVKVVSVNLHPEHKAVLEGDREILLTQQSTLRMRVNDLDLHLRPQSFFQTNSDMAAALYRQGREWVNALAPSSVWDLYCGVGGFALHCADPSREVTGIETSREAIVSANLSSDEAGLERMNFQAGDATAFAFAAAQAPDLVIVNPPRRGIGKELCGWLESSSVQHVVYSSCNAQSLARDLAALPSFTARRARVLDMFPQTTHYEVMVLLERA; from the coding sequence ATGCAATGTTCCTACTTCGATGCCGCCCGATGCCTTTCCTGCACCCACATGGGCCGGCCCTATGACGAGCAGCTGGCCGGCAAGCAGCTGCACTGCCAGACACTTCTCTCCGACCACAGGTCCGTGGAGTGGTTGCCGCCTGTCGGGAGCCGTGAGTCCGGCTTCCGCAACAAGGCCAAGATGGTGGTGGCCGGAACGGCCAAGAACCCCACCATCGGGATCCTTGACGCCGAGGGCCGCGGTGTGGACCTGCGCGAGTGCGGCGTCTGCTCGCCCGGACTGCTGGCCTGCTTTCCGGTCCTGGCGGCCTTTATCAGCCGGGCCCACCTGACGCCCTACGATGTCCCCCGGCGCAGCGGCGAGCTCAAGCACCTGATCATCACCGAGTCCCCCGACGGCGAGATTATGCTGCGCCTGGTCCTGCGTTCGGAAAAGCTGGTGCCGCGCATCCGGGAGCACCTCCCCACCCTCCTGGCCTCCCTGCCGCAGGTAAAGGTTGTCTCCGTCAACCTGCACCCGGAGCACAAGGCGGTCCTGGAAGGCGACCGCGAGATCCTGCTCACCCAGCAGTCCACACTGCGGATGCGCGTCAATGACCTCGACCTCCACCTCCGGCCGCAGAGTTTCTTTCAAACGAACAGCGACATGGCGGCAGCCCTGTACCGGCAGGGCCGCGAATGGGTCAACGCACTGGCACCGTCGTCGGTCTGGGACCTGTACTGCGGCGTGGGCGGCTTTGCCCTGCACTGCGCTGATCCTTCCCGCGAGGTGACCGGCATTGAAACCAGCCGCGAAGCCATAGTTTCGGCCAATCTCAGCAGCGACGAGGCAGGGCTGGAGCGCATGAACTTCCAGGCGGGCGATGCCACGGCCTTTGCCTTCGCCGCTGCCCAGGCGCCCGACCTGGTTATTGTCAATCCGCCACGGCGCGGCATCGGCAAGGAACTGTGCGGCTGGCTGGAATCGTCCTCCGTGCAGCACGTGGTCTACTCCAGCTGCAATGCCCAGTCACTGGCCCGCGACCTGGCGGCGCTCCCCTCGTTCACCGCACGACGGGCCAGGGTGCTCGACATGTTTCCGCAAACCACGCACTACGAAGTGATGGTCCTGCTCGAGCGTGCCTAG
- a CDS encoding Hpt domain-containing protein, with product MTGTEDVPVLDAGPLQVLAAEVGPAFAEAFIDDYLQMLPDRASKILRALAGGDARLAADAVVSLRATSAMAGALRLERCCKELESRIRRGQRLEPDAVRAVLYANIRLLVREAARQGHLPRT from the coding sequence GTGACCGGCACAGAAGACGTCCCCGTCCTGGACGCCGGCCCGCTGCAGGTCCTTGCCGCCGAGGTGGGTCCGGCATTCGCCGAGGCCTTCATTGATGACTACCTGCAGATGTTGCCGGACCGGGCCTCGAAGATCCTCCGCGCCCTGGCCGGCGGCGACGCGCGGTTGGCGGCTGACGCCGTCGTCAGCCTGAGGGCGACGTCCGCCATGGCGGGAGCCCTGCGACTGGAACGCTGCTGCAAGGAACTCGAGTCACGCATCCGGCGCGGGCAGCGGCTGGAGCCCGACGCGGTGAGGGCAGTGCTGTACGCAAACATTCGGCTGCTGGTGCGTGAAGCCGCACGCCAGGGGCACCTCCCCCGGACGTAG
- a CDS encoding DoxX family protein — protein MSRTSISPVAPAAATAAQTIFRVGLGGVLFAHGTQKLFGWFGGGGIEGTSKGMHAMGFRPAKPSAVLAGLGEAGAGLALALGFGTPAAGAAAATTMGVAASVHAPNGFFATEGGLEYPAVLGLAAASFTIGGPGSISLDSVTGHVLDRPWMRAVALAVIPTAIAIQVYRRQKALAHDASGPDAGEIAAEIPGATS, from the coding sequence ATGAGCCGCACGAGCATCAGTCCAGTCGCCCCCGCCGCTGCCACTGCCGCACAGACCATTTTCCGCGTGGGCCTGGGCGGCGTCCTTTTTGCCCACGGCACCCAAAAGCTCTTCGGCTGGTTCGGCGGCGGAGGGATCGAGGGCACCAGCAAGGGGATGCACGCCATGGGGTTCCGGCCGGCGAAGCCAAGCGCGGTGCTGGCAGGCCTCGGCGAAGCGGGTGCCGGCCTGGCACTCGCGCTGGGCTTCGGCACTCCGGCCGCCGGGGCGGCTGCTGCCACTACCATGGGCGTTGCCGCCAGCGTGCACGCCCCCAACGGCTTCTTCGCCACCGAGGGCGGCCTGGAATACCCGGCGGTCCTGGGACTTGCGGCAGCATCCTTCACGATTGGCGGGCCTGGCAGCATCTCCCTCGACTCCGTCACCGGCCACGTCCTGGACCGCCCCTGGATGCGGGCCGTCGCCCTCGCCGTCATTCCGACGGCCATCGCGATCCAGGTCTACCGCCGCCAGAAGGCCCTGGCCCACGACGCGTCCGGCCCCGATGCCGGAGAGATTGCCGCAGAGATCCCGGGC